In Streptomyces sp. SLBN-118, the following are encoded in one genomic region:
- a CDS encoding response regulator transcription factor family protein yields MAVGIKRMRVYAAQDEPLPAKEKPPARRSKHRPHRNRKRLTISRAIVIDAALTVAALAYVLLQALIFQPLWRMAPSAPANGAPSGALLVAITAAEILAALSLLTRRRLPLVLAATSIADLWLGGSGVTFPVAVYTLVVRGRNRWAVAVGLAGAAVPVLDFLLITGERPPVPLFVQEAAVGYLLPMLVAPTLAATTVRTHRALIRSLHRRTEQLQREQDLATRNARLEERARIARDIHDVVAHYVGLMVIQSGALEISEAKDSPAHRSARLLGDLGRRAMGELRDLLDVLRYEDVDGQAEGPAGSQVLSTEAWQRDVQALVNEVRRAGVLATCQVSGEPQRAGAAAQRAAYRVIQEGIANAVRHAPGAEVRVSVAVSAQSLDVCVLNGRPAESVSGATLGGATASSGYARGWTCWGEPCERPRRRKAGSRSSPAYRSRPPPMPTRLACRGLRRGSRSPVPLGTSMIRVLLADDEALVRQGIRLVLESDDEITVVAEATDGSQAVDTACRHHPDLALVDIRMPVKDGLAAARELVLLPQPPRVIMLTSYAQDEYLFAALKGGADGFLVKDVSPHDLLNAVKTVAGGDAIISPSMTRSLIQRFTPPELSPAPSAQDRLRALPEEQRTILALIAQGLSNAEIGACRGLTESQVKAQVSRILRMLRLSNRVQAAILAYSAGLSHQPVAD; encoded by the coding sequence TCCAGCCGCTCTGGCGTATGGCGCCCTCGGCGCCCGCCAACGGGGCTCCTTCCGGTGCCCTCCTCGTGGCGATCACAGCTGCGGAGATCCTCGCCGCTCTCTCCCTGCTGACCCGACGTCGGCTGCCGCTGGTACTGGCCGCGACCTCCATCGCCGATCTGTGGCTGGGAGGTTCCGGAGTCACCTTTCCCGTCGCTGTCTACACCCTGGTGGTGCGTGGGCGGAACCGCTGGGCGGTGGCGGTTGGCCTTGCCGGGGCGGCGGTGCCCGTCCTGGACTTTCTGCTGATCACCGGTGAACGACCTCCTGTGCCGTTGTTCGTTCAGGAGGCCGCGGTGGGCTACCTGCTTCCCATGCTCGTCGCTCCGACGCTGGCGGCCACCACGGTTCGCACGCATCGGGCGCTCATTCGCAGCCTGCATCGCAGGACGGAACAACTCCAGCGTGAGCAGGACCTGGCCACGCGGAACGCCCGGCTGGAGGAGCGTGCGCGGATCGCCCGGGACATTCATGACGTGGTCGCCCACTATGTGGGGCTCATGGTCATCCAGTCAGGAGCGCTGGAAATCAGTGAGGCCAAGGATTCCCCGGCGCACCGAAGCGCCCGTCTTCTCGGCGATCTGGGGCGCCGCGCGATGGGTGAACTCCGCGACCTGCTCGACGTCTTGAGGTACGAGGATGTGGACGGGCAGGCAGAGGGACCAGCGGGTTCGCAGGTACTCAGCACCGAAGCATGGCAGCGGGACGTTCAGGCTTTGGTGAACGAAGTACGCCGCGCGGGCGTACTAGCTACGTGTCAAGTCAGCGGAGAACCCCAGAGAGCCGGCGCGGCAGCGCAGCGGGCCGCCTACCGCGTGATCCAGGAGGGGATCGCGAACGCGGTCCGGCACGCGCCCGGAGCCGAGGTCCGCGTATCGGTAGCGGTGTCCGCCCAGAGCCTGGACGTCTGCGTCCTCAACGGTCGGCCGGCCGAGTCGGTGTCCGGGGCGACACTGGGGGGGGCCACGGCCTCATCGGGATACGCGAGAGGGTGGACCTGTTGGGGGGAACCGTGCGAGCGTCCGCGACGCCGCAAGGCGGGTTCACGCTCGTCACCCGCATACCGGTCGAGGCCGCCGCCGATGCCGACGCGACTGGCATGCCGCGGGCTGCGGAGGGGCTCCCGGAGCCCTGTCCCCCTGGGGACGTCGATGATCCGGGTGCTGCTGGCGGACGACGAGGCACTGGTACGACAGGGCATCCGCCTCGTGCTCGAATCGGATGACGAGATCACCGTGGTCGCCGAGGCCACCGACGGCTCACAAGCCGTCGACACTGCTTGCAGGCATCACCCGGATCTCGCCCTCGTAGACATCCGCATGCCCGTCAAGGACGGACTCGCCGCGGCGCGCGAACTGGTGCTCCTTCCACAGCCGCCGCGCGTGATCATGCTCACGTCCTACGCTCAGGACGAGTACCTCTTCGCGGCCCTCAAGGGCGGGGCCGACGGCTTCCTGGTCAAGGACGTCTCGCCGCACGACTTGCTGAACGCCGTCAAGACGGTCGCGGGCGGCGACGCCATCATCTCCCCGTCGATGACCCGCTCGCTCATCCAGCGGTTCACCCCTCCCGAACTCTCGCCGGCCCCCAGCGCGCAGGACCGCTTGCGTGCCCTCCCAGAGGAACAGCGCACGATCCTCGCCCTGATCGCCCAGGGTTTGTCCAATGCCGAGATCGGCGCATGCCGTGGCCTGACGGAATCTCAGGTCAAGGCGCAGGTCAGCCGGATCCTGCGGATGCTCCGCCTGAGCAACCGGGTCCAAGCGGCGATCCTCGCCTACTCGGCGGGCCTGTCACACCAACCTGTGGCGGACTAG
- a CDS encoding VOC family protein encodes MDMTVQLTIDCSDPQRMVTFWAEALGYVPQPPPSGHATWRVHWAAVGVPEAELPVGAGDIPESIIDPAGRGPRVWFQQVPEPKVAKNRWPFDLKVGGGRDIPSDVRTQRVKAAVERLVKAGATVLRIKDEPDMGLYAAAMQDPEGNEFDVV; translated from the coding sequence CTGGACATGACAGTGCAGCTGACGATCGACTGCTCCGATCCGCAGAGAATGGTGACTTTCTGGGCCGAGGCCCTGGGCTACGTGCCTCAGCCTCCGCCGAGCGGGCACGCCACGTGGCGTGTTCACTGGGCGGCGGTGGGGGTGCCCGAGGCAGAATTGCCAGTCGGTGCCGGGGATATTCCGGAGTCGATCATCGATCCCGCGGGACGTGGGCCGAGGGTGTGGTTCCAGCAAGTTCCGGAGCCGAAGGTCGCCAAGAACCGGTGGCCCTTCGACCTGAAGGTCGGTGGGGGCCGTGACATCCCATCGGACGTCCGCACACAGCGGGTCAAGGCTGCGGTGGAACGGCTGGTCAAAGCCGGTGCCACCGTGCTGCGGATTAAGGATGAGCCGGACATGGGGCTCTACGCCGCTGCCATGCAGGACCCCGAGGGCAACGAATTCGACGTCGTCTGA
- a CDS encoding GNAT family N-acetyltransferase: MEDLGLAAWSPEPIRTERLVLREPEARDRAAFIELLASPEVNTYLGGPRPRDELERETPEVPEPRPGSFVVDLDGAMIGQVLLRRATGHRRPAAVGKADLGYLFLPRAWGFGYAAEACAAALDWFHGVLPGEPVVLTTQTANVRSMRLAAKLGFTEVERFEAWAAEQWLGMWSPVTPSL, translated from the coding sequence ATGGAAGATCTTGGACTCGCGGCTTGGTCGCCTGAGCCGATCAGGACCGAGCGGCTCGTGCTTCGTGAGCCCGAGGCGCGGGACCGAGCGGCGTTCATCGAGTTGCTCGCCTCGCCAGAGGTGAACACCTACCTCGGCGGTCCCCGCCCGCGTGACGAGCTTGAACGCGAGACGCCTGAGGTGCCCGAGCCACGGCCCGGGAGTTTCGTCGTTGATCTCGACGGGGCGATGATCGGCCAGGTCCTGCTCAGGAGAGCAACCGGGCACCGTCGCCCGGCCGCCGTAGGGAAGGCCGATCTCGGCTACCTGTTCTTGCCGCGGGCGTGGGGATTCGGGTACGCCGCCGAGGCGTGCGCGGCGGCACTCGACTGGTTCCACGGAGTCCTTCCCGGCGAGCCGGTGGTGCTCACCACCCAGACCGCCAACGTCCGCTCGATGCGCCTCGCGGCAAAGCTGGGGTTCACCGAGGTAGAGCGGTTCGAGGCATGGGCCGCCGAGCAGTGGCTCGGCATGTGGTCCCCGGTCACGCCGTCCCTTTGA
- a CDS encoding DUF4097 family beta strand repeat-containing protein encodes MPAFETPEPISATFELDAGTARITAGKRTDTVVEVLPRNGSDDNDVRAVQQTQVTCSGGRLTVKTPKKRSPFGKPGAIEVIVELPAGSDVRGTTGLGGFFCEGRLGEAVLKSSLGDLQVEEAAGADLRTDHGDIRLARSTGDVEVIGSGRVEVGTVDGAATVKNSNGGTEIGEVTGDLKTNAANGDISVGIAHSSVGAKSANGRVEIGVAHAGVDASCAAGGIRVGDVIRGRIDLRTSVGDLEVGIREGTAAWLDVNTKFGMVRNSLGSSAGPADSDETVEVHARTAAGDIIVRRA; translated from the coding sequence ATGCCTGCATTCGAGACCCCCGAACCGATCTCCGCCACCTTCGAGCTGGACGCCGGCACCGCTCGCATTACTGCGGGCAAGCGCACCGACACAGTCGTGGAGGTCCTGCCCCGCAACGGCTCCGACGACAACGACGTACGCGCTGTGCAGCAGACCCAGGTCACCTGCTCGGGCGGCCGTCTGACGGTCAAGACACCCAAGAAGCGGTCCCCGTTCGGCAAGCCGGGTGCCATCGAGGTGATCGTCGAACTGCCCGCCGGATCCGATGTCCGGGGCACCACCGGCCTGGGCGGCTTCTTCTGCGAAGGCCGCCTCGGCGAAGCCGTGCTCAAGAGCTCCCTCGGTGACCTCCAGGTCGAGGAGGCGGCAGGCGCCGACCTGAGGACCGACCATGGCGACATCCGCCTCGCCCGCTCGACAGGTGACGTCGAAGTCATCGGCTCGGGCCGGGTCGAGGTCGGCACCGTCGACGGCGCGGCGACCGTCAAGAATTCCAACGGCGGGACCGAAATCGGCGAGGTCACCGGCGACCTGAAGACCAACGCGGCCAACGGCGACATCTCCGTGGGCATCGCGCACAGCAGCGTCGGCGCCAAGTCCGCCAACGGCAGGGTCGAGATCGGCGTCGCCCACGCCGGGGTCGACGCCTCTTGCGCCGCCGGCGGCATCCGCGTCGGCGACGTCATCCGCGGCCGGATCGACCTGCGCACCTCGGTCGGCGACCTCGAAGTTGGCATCCGCGAGGGCACCGCCGCCTGGCTCGACGTGAACACCAAGTTCGGCATGGTGCGCAACTCGCTCGGCTCCTCCGCCGGCCCCGCGGACAGCGACGAGACCGTCGAGGTGCACGCGCGGACAGCGGCCGGCGACATCATCGTCCGCCGCGCGTGA